One window of Pectobacterium carotovorum genomic DNA carries:
- a CDS encoding DUF1343 domain-containing protein — MKHFLLSLLFLIAAVSQTAIASDIVLGADIVLGVDREDIYGPQLANKRVGLMVNQSSLNKEGQHTIDKLLGEQDKYGFKVTAIFSVEHGLRGKAETGLGDNNYTDAKTGLPIISLYGKDGDGRARAHPTEEQLSNVDIVVYDLQDVGVRFYTYTVSLHHMLESLQQYHKQLMIFDRPNPLGKYVYGPIMEEENISGIGMHPVPMVHGLTSGEFARMIVGEGWLTHFDDRSWKSFGNKAYQFPEQDLKVIEMTNYSHDASYSLPVPPSPNLRRDLSVQLYPSLGLFEATSVNTGRGSDHPFEQLGFPNRQFYVNTCYHVDGNQQKLGWPQAGKEVCGQRFSTAELDSVRPTIRYFVDWRMRFKEAGYAVAVTPEQEANYLDYQEQAFLLRPTWLAKLTGTSELPVLLIETDEKKLTLDETVAFIESHWQSGIDKYMKLREKYRIYH; from the coding sequence ATGAAGCATTTCTTGCTGAGTTTATTATTCTTAATCGCCGCCGTAAGCCAGACTGCAATAGCCAGCGATATTGTTTTAGGCGCAGATATTGTTTTAGGCGTCGATCGGGAAGATATCTATGGGCCACAGCTTGCCAATAAGCGTGTAGGGTTAATGGTCAATCAAAGTTCGCTAAATAAGGAAGGCCAACACACCATTGATAAATTGCTGGGCGAACAGGATAAATATGGCTTTAAGGTGACGGCAATATTTTCCGTTGAACACGGTCTGCGCGGCAAAGCGGAAACCGGTTTGGGTGATAATAACTATACGGATGCCAAAACCGGCCTGCCGATAATATCGCTTTATGGCAAAGACGGAGATGGTCGCGCTCGCGCCCATCCTACCGAAGAGCAGTTATCCAATGTCGATATCGTAGTTTACGATTTGCAGGATGTGGGCGTGCGCTTTTATACCTACACCGTTTCCCTACACCACATGCTCGAAAGCCTGCAGCAGTATCATAAGCAGCTAATGATTTTCGATAGGCCAAACCCGCTCGGCAAATATGTCTACGGCCCGATTATGGAGGAGGAAAATATCTCTGGCATCGGCATGCACCCAGTGCCAATGGTACACGGCCTGACTTCTGGGGAATTCGCCCGCATGATCGTGGGTGAAGGCTGGCTGACACATTTCGATGACAGGAGCTGGAAGTCCTTCGGCAACAAGGCGTATCAGTTTCCTGAGCAGGATCTTAAGGTGATTGAGATGACGAATTACAGCCACGATGCGTCGTATTCACTGCCAGTTCCCCCCTCTCCTAACCTGCGCAGAGACCTGTCGGTCCAGCTCTATCCATCCCTAGGATTGTTTGAAGCGACCAGCGTGAATACTGGCAGAGGGTCGGATCATCCATTTGAACAACTCGGCTTTCCGAACCGCCAATTCTACGTCAACACCTGCTACCACGTAGACGGCAATCAACAAAAATTAGGCTGGCCACAGGCTGGGAAAGAGGTGTGCGGCCAGCGGTTCAGCACCGCAGAGCTGGATTCTGTGAGGCCGACGATCCGTTATTTTGTCGACTGGCGCATGCGTTTTAAAGAGGCGGGATACGCAGTGGCGGTAACACCGGAACAAGAAGCAAATTATCTGGACTATCAGGAACAGGCGTTCTTACTGCGCCCCACTTGGCTTGCAAAACTCACGGGCACCAGCGAACTGCCTGTTTTGCTGATCGAAACCGACGAGAAAAAACTCACCCTAGATGAAACCGTCGCGTTTATTGAATCACACTGGCAATCGGGCATTGACAAGTATATGAAACTACGAGAGAAGTACAGAATCTATCACTAA
- a CDS encoding VWA domain-containing protein produces MSAQDPQSDDKEKNGKRWRLILGHYADEALGKAAFDAHDLKVERTLDYLYRREYQRRGLKQEGGRHGSLDQSQLTAVNWLNQARKLFPSSTFERMQSQAISRYEISHLFNDPQALQAMEPTPALAKALLSLRGRMNEETREAVRDIIRKVVDEILRTLRPTFTNALTGRRNRFRRSPIPSSQNFDWRATIAANLKHFDREKNRLVIETPHFNSRMQRHMPWDVILCVDQSASMSSSVMYAAVCASILAALPAVRVSLIVFDTQVVDLSHLAHDPVDVLMTVQLGGGTNIAKAMQYCEQQVQNPKRTIVTLISDFEEGGALNRLLSCVQRMHSQQITLLGLAALDDAAQPVYDTAIGQKLADRGMHVAALTPEHFAQWLAEVMR; encoded by the coding sequence ATGAGTGCGCAAGATCCGCAGTCTGATGATAAAGAAAAAAACGGCAAACGCTGGCGATTGATTCTGGGCCACTATGCCGACGAGGCATTAGGTAAAGCGGCCTTTGACGCACATGACCTGAAAGTCGAGCGTACTCTGGATTATCTCTATCGCCGTGAATATCAGCGTCGTGGGCTTAAGCAGGAAGGAGGACGGCACGGCTCTTTGGATCAGTCTCAGCTAACGGCGGTTAACTGGCTCAATCAGGCGCGTAAATTGTTCCCCAGCAGCACGTTTGAACGAATGCAATCGCAAGCGATTTCACGCTATGAAATCTCGCATTTATTCAACGACCCGCAGGCTCTGCAAGCGATGGAGCCCACGCCCGCGCTCGCTAAGGCGCTATTGAGTTTACGGGGACGGATGAATGAAGAAACGCGTGAGGCGGTGCGCGACATTATTCGCAAGGTGGTCGATGAGATATTACGCACGCTGAGGCCGACGTTTACGAATGCGCTCACCGGTCGCCGTAATCGATTCCGACGTTCACCGATTCCCAGCAGTCAAAATTTCGACTGGCGTGCCACGATTGCAGCCAATCTTAAGCATTTTGATCGTGAGAAGAATCGGCTGGTCATTGAAACACCGCATTTTAATTCACGCATGCAGCGGCATATGCCGTGGGATGTCATTTTGTGCGTCGACCAAAGTGCTTCGATGTCCAGTTCAGTGATGTATGCGGCGGTCTGCGCCAGCATTCTGGCGGCATTGCCTGCGGTACGGGTTTCACTGATTGTATTTGATACACAGGTGGTTGATTTATCGCATCTTGCCCACGATCCGGTTGACGTGCTGATGACGGTGCAACTGGGGGGCGGGACGAATATTGCGAAGGCGATGCAGTACTGTGAGCAGCAAGTACAAAACCCGAAACGCACCATCGTGACGTTAATCAGCGATTTTGAAGAAGGCGGCGCGCTGAATCGCCTGCTCAGCTGCGTGCAACGCATGCACAGTCAGCAGATCACGCTGTTAGGGCTTGCGGCGCTTGATGATGCCGCACAGCCGGTATACGACACCGCAATCGGGCAAAAATTGGCCGATCGCGGCATGCATGTTGCGGCGCTGACGCCGGAGCACTTTGCGCAATGGCTGGCGGAGGTGATGCGATGA
- the fieF gene encoding CDF family cation-efflux transporter FieF (FieF, a metal efflux transporter, is a member of the CDF (cation diffusion facilitator) family of transporters.) codes for MNPHYARLVTLAAVSATAVALVLFIMKVFAWWHTGSVSLLASLVDSLVDIAASLVNLLVVRYSLQPADTEHAFGHGKAESLAALAQSMFISGSALFLILTGLQHSLEPQTLHAPEVGMWVTLIALVATLLLVSFQRWVVKRTHSQAVRADMLHYQSDLLMNGAILVALALSWKGITRADSLFALGIGGYILYSALRMGYDAVQSLLDRALPEDEHRAIAEVIVNWPGIRGAHALRTRRSGPTRFIQLHLEMDDTLPLVQAHQIADDLEQALREQFPGADIIIHQDPVSAVPENQRGRLTA; via the coding sequence ATGAATCCACACTATGCGCGTCTGGTTACGCTGGCCGCTGTGAGCGCAACGGCCGTGGCGCTGGTGCTGTTCATAATGAAGGTGTTTGCCTGGTGGCACACTGGCTCGGTGAGCCTGCTGGCGTCGCTGGTTGATTCGCTGGTGGATATCGCCGCGTCGCTGGTGAACCTGCTGGTGGTGCGCTATTCGCTGCAACCGGCGGATACTGAACATGCGTTCGGCCACGGTAAGGCAGAATCGCTGGCCGCGCTGGCGCAGAGCATGTTTATCTCTGGCTCGGCGCTGTTCCTGATCCTGACGGGGCTGCAACACTCGCTGGAGCCGCAGACGCTGCACGCGCCGGAAGTGGGCATGTGGGTGACGCTCATTGCGCTGGTGGCCACGCTGCTGCTGGTATCGTTCCAGCGCTGGGTCGTGAAGCGTACGCACAGTCAGGCGGTTCGTGCGGACATGCTGCATTATCAGTCCGATCTGTTGATGAACGGCGCGATTCTGGTAGCGCTGGCGCTCAGTTGGAAAGGCATTACGCGCGCCGACTCCCTGTTTGCATTGGGTATTGGCGGCTATATTTTATATAGCGCGTTACGCATGGGGTATGACGCCGTGCAGTCGCTGTTGGATCGCGCCCTGCCAGAGGACGAGCATCGCGCTATTGCTGAGGTGATTGTGAACTGGCCGGGCATTCGCGGCGCACATGCGTTGCGTACCCGACGTTCCGGCCCAACGCGCTTTATTCAACTGCATCTGGAAATGGATGACACACTGCCGCTGGTACAGGCACATCAAATTGCAGACGATCTGGAGCAGGCATTACGTGAACAGTTTCCGGGTGCCGATATTATTATCCATCAGGATCCAGTTTCTGCCGTGCCGGAAAATCAGCGTGGCAGATTGACGGCGTAG
- a CDS encoding sugar transporter: MTRSSRSTAWLRVVSLSLAAFIFNTAEFAPVALLSDIAASFSMSAAQVGLIITIYAWVVGLMSLPCMLMSSDMERRSLLIKIFILFAVSNVLSGLAWNYWVLVIARIGVALAHAVFWSITASLVVRLAPADKKAQALSLLATGTALALVLGLPLGRVVGQYLGWRVTFVLIGLIAAGIMLGLMRLLPVLPSSNSGSLKSLPLLLKRPALLCVYGLTVMIVTAHFTAYSYIEPFIQKVALLSENFTTILLLVFGGAGIIGSMLFSRYSSKYPAGFLIVSFAFLAVCLLLLLPLSFSGWSLSTLCIVWGIAIMALSLGMQVKVLTLASDATDVAMALYSGIYNIGIGGGALLGNQVIVHLGLLDIGFIGAAMAILATVCCIFTFVRYSRVLKTSLTN, translated from the coding sequence ATGACCCGTTCTTCCCGTTCGACCGCCTGGTTACGCGTCGTCAGCCTTTCTCTGGCGGCCTTCATTTTTAACACCGCTGAATTTGCCCCTGTCGCGTTGTTGTCAGATATCGCTGCCAGCTTTTCCATGAGCGCCGCGCAGGTTGGGCTGATCATCACGATTTACGCCTGGGTGGTTGGGCTGATGTCGCTGCCCTGCATGCTGATGTCCAGCGATATGGAGCGACGCAGCCTGCTGATCAAAATCTTTATCCTGTTCGCTGTCAGCAATGTGTTGTCCGGTCTGGCCTGGAACTATTGGGTGCTGGTTATCGCCCGTATCGGCGTGGCGCTGGCTCATGCGGTGTTCTGGTCGATTACGGCATCGCTGGTGGTGCGTCTGGCACCGGCGGACAAAAAAGCGCAGGCATTAAGCTTGCTGGCGACCGGCACGGCGCTGGCGCTGGTACTAGGGTTACCGCTGGGACGTGTGGTCGGGCAGTATCTGGGCTGGCGTGTGACGTTTGTCCTTATTGGTCTGATCGCTGCGGGAATTATGCTGGGCCTGATGCGGCTGCTGCCTGTGCTGCCGAGCAGTAATTCCGGTTCGTTGAAGAGTTTGCCTCTCCTGCTTAAACGTCCGGCGCTGCTGTGCGTGTACGGCCTGACTGTGATGATCGTGACGGCGCATTTTACCGCCTACAGTTATATTGAGCCGTTTATCCAGAAAGTGGCGTTGTTGAGTGAAAATTTCACCACCATCTTGCTACTGGTTTTTGGCGGTGCTGGCATCATTGGCAGCATGCTGTTCAGCCGCTACAGCAGCAAATATCCGGCGGGCTTCCTGATTGTCTCGTTCGCGTTTCTGGCGGTGTGTTTACTGCTCTTGCTGCCTTTGTCATTCAGCGGCTGGAGCCTGTCGACGCTGTGTATCGTCTGGGGCATCGCCATTATGGCGCTAAGCCTGGGCATGCAGGTCAAGGTGTTGACGCTGGCGTCGGATGCCACCGACGTAGCAATGGCGCTCTATTCGGGAATTTATAACATTGGGATCGGCGGCGGTGCGCTGCTGGGCAATCAGGTGATTGTCCATTTGGGTTTGCTTGACATCGGCTTTATTGGCGCGGCGATGGCGATACTGGCGACCGTGTGCTGTATTTTTACGTTTGTCCGCTATTCCCGTGTGTTAAAAACGTCATTAACGAACTGA
- a CDS encoding SWIM zinc finger family protein → MSWQSLYLNYDDDALSVFANVGLLRRAKKDLAGDKVTLVTDSEQEGHFVSDGQQVVLNAQGIQTARCDCPASGCCKHILAAVLWVQAHAEGGAEQASPLSEETTAPPIDVLAEILQLDPETLMKQVGKGQTRHAARFVQMWAEESVRTESLSNQLKIHLPMLESPVIYLAGAGFAGMLSDFLREKQPALHLAAIACLFTASQRVWPWPADCLTQETQVRALHADERTLIATLNAFIQDIMNQGLSHISKSSARQLHLLNMSARAEGLPRLAGYLRNVSGQVSLLADRHYSLEERDVLLFIARLSAYLYQLEQATPERLLHLRGQVRRQYQQQPEALSLVPLGAQWWVTEGGARGATFSFWDSENQQLVHCTQARADYHDVTFSQQGVWQGLAMWKQLGEHIMRAPFTLHHPRFSDDGKLAAGGDSYANLEGSPWPAAAYAKCKSTCGIADWSQLFHYFEQENQDYPQPLLLHVNRYEPVVWNEVEQRVVWPVFDDADNALYLSLNWEKTQHQRIDRLKQATQQKWAIVAVLVQPRRRGNDIDLHPYSLLVSDGRAVTAFCLDFQAIKTKKTVPSFISHIQTLFAERKQRKTAQRPLPTLVQRVCHPIIDVLDAQACTGRRHLTSTQREQLQHSMKTANELGLTLVENALSHYLAQPQPEVESLLRIVFLCDRLQRFQNGLPIVLRRSSTA, encoded by the coding sequence ATGAGCTGGCAATCCCTTTATCTAAATTATGATGACGATGCGCTGAGCGTTTTTGCGAATGTCGGTTTGCTGCGTCGGGCAAAAAAAGATCTGGCTGGCGACAAAGTGACGCTGGTGACCGATTCTGAGCAAGAAGGGCATTTTGTCAGCGATGGTCAGCAGGTGGTGCTGAATGCGCAGGGAATACAAACCGCGCGGTGCGATTGTCCAGCCTCGGGCTGCTGTAAGCACATTTTGGCGGCGGTGCTGTGGGTACAAGCCCATGCTGAAGGCGGTGCGGAGCAGGCCTCGCCCCTCTCTGAGGAAACCACCGCACCACCAATAGACGTGCTTGCCGAGATCTTACAGCTTGATCCTGAGACGTTAATGAAGCAGGTCGGCAAAGGGCAAACGCGGCATGCCGCGCGATTTGTTCAGATGTGGGCGGAAGAATCGGTGAGGACGGAATCGCTATCCAACCAGCTTAAAATTCACCTGCCGATGCTGGAAAGCCCCGTTATCTATCTGGCTGGAGCGGGATTTGCTGGCATGTTGTCGGATTTCTTGCGGGAGAAGCAGCCTGCCTTGCACCTTGCCGCCATTGCCTGCCTCTTTACCGCCAGTCAGCGCGTCTGGCCGTGGCCAGCGGATTGTCTGACTCAGGAAACACAGGTGCGGGCGCTCCATGCCGATGAACGTACGCTGATTGCTACGCTTAATGCGTTTATCCAGGACATCATGAATCAGGGGTTATCGCACATCAGTAAAAGCAGTGCGCGACAGCTTCACTTGCTGAATATGTCCGCGCGTGCGGAAGGATTGCCTCGGCTGGCGGGCTACCTGCGCAATGTGAGCGGACAGGTCAGTCTATTAGCGGACAGGCATTACAGTCTGGAAGAACGTGATGTGCTGCTGTTCATTGCCCGTCTGTCGGCGTATCTATACCAGCTTGAGCAGGCGACGCCTGAGCGCTTGCTGCACCTGCGCGGGCAGGTACGGCGGCAATATCAACAACAGCCTGAAGCCTTATCGCTTGTACCATTGGGGGCGCAGTGGTGGGTCACCGAAGGCGGTGCGCGCGGTGCCACCTTTTCATTTTGGGATAGTGAAAATCAGCAATTAGTGCACTGTACGCAAGCGCGGGCCGATTACCATGATGTGACGTTTAGCCAGCAGGGCGTGTGGCAGGGGCTGGCGATGTGGAAACAGCTGGGCGAACACATCATGCGCGCTCCCTTTACGCTGCACCACCCGCGTTTTTCTGACGACGGGAAATTGGCCGCAGGCGGCGACAGTTACGCGAATCTTGAGGGCTCGCCGTGGCCTGCCGCCGCTTATGCAAAGTGTAAATCGACGTGCGGCATTGCCGACTGGTCGCAGCTGTTTCACTATTTTGAGCAAGAGAATCAGGATTACCCACAGCCTCTGCTGCTGCATGTAAACCGCTATGAACCTGTCGTCTGGAATGAGGTGGAGCAGCGTGTGGTCTGGCCGGTCTTTGATGACGCGGATAATGCGCTGTATCTGAGCTTAAACTGGGAAAAAACGCAGCATCAGCGCATAGACAGGCTCAAACAGGCCACTCAGCAAAAGTGGGCGATTGTAGCGGTGCTGGTGCAGCCCCGTCGCCGTGGGAATGACATTGATCTCCATCCCTATTCTCTCTTGGTGAGTGATGGCCGCGCGGTGACCGCGTTTTGTTTAGATTTTCAGGCCATCAAGACCAAGAAAACCGTGCCCAGTTTTATTAGCCATATTCAAACGCTATTTGCGGAGAGAAAGCAGCGTAAAACGGCGCAGCGTCCCTTGCCCACGCTGGTACAGCGGGTTTGTCACCCAATTATTGATGTGCTGGACGCGCAGGCCTGCACCGGACGCCGGCATTTAACCTCAACGCAAAGAGAGCAGTTGCAACACAGCATGAAAACGGCCAATGAGCTGGGCTTAACGCTCGTTGAAAACGCGTTGTCGCACTATTTAGCGCAACCCCAGCCGGAAGTGGAGAGCCTGCTGCGGATCGTCTTTCTTTGCGACAGGCTTCAGCGTTTTCAAAACGGGTTACCGATTGTGCTACGCCGGTCTTCAACGGCGTAA
- the pfkA gene encoding 6-phosphofructokinase has translation MIRRIGVLTSGGDAPGMNAAIRGVVRAALSEGLEIYGIYDGYQGLYEDRMEQLDRYSVSDVINRGGTFLGSARFPQFRDEAVRQVCVENMKRRGLDALVVIGGDGSYMGAKRLTEMGFPCIGLPGTIDNDVAGTDYTIGYFTALETVLEAIDRLRDTSSSHQRISIVEVMGRHCGDLTLAAAIAGGCEFIVLPEVPFSPEDLVCEIKAGIEKGKKHAIVAITELVCDVDELAKYIEKETGRETRATVLGHIQRGGSPVAYDRILASRMGAYSIELLQQGYGGRCVGIQNEKMVHHDIVDAIENMKRPFKGDWLDTAKKLF, from the coding sequence ATGATTAGAAGAATCGGAGTGTTGACGAGCGGTGGCGATGCACCAGGTATGAATGCGGCAATTCGTGGTGTGGTTCGCGCTGCACTATCGGAAGGGCTGGAAATTTATGGCATTTATGATGGCTATCAGGGCTTGTACGAAGATCGCATGGAGCAGTTGGATCGCTACAGCGTATCGGATGTGATTAACCGTGGCGGCACATTCTTGGGTTCCGCGCGTTTCCCGCAGTTCCGTGATGAAGCGGTGCGTCAGGTCTGCGTGGAAAATATGAAAAGACGCGGCCTGGATGCGCTGGTCGTTATCGGCGGTGACGGTTCCTATATGGGTGCCAAGCGTCTGACTGAAATGGGTTTCCCTTGTATCGGCTTGCCCGGCACGATCGATAACGACGTCGCGGGTACGGACTACACCATCGGTTACTTTACCGCGCTGGAAACCGTGCTGGAAGCGATTGACCGCCTGCGCGATACCTCCTCTTCACACCAGCGTATTTCCATTGTTGAAGTGATGGGACGCCACTGCGGCGACCTGACGCTGGCGGCGGCGATTGCCGGCGGCTGTGAGTTCATCGTTCTGCCGGAAGTGCCATTCAGCCCGGAAGATCTGGTCTGTGAAATCAAAGCGGGCATCGAAAAAGGCAAAAAGCATGCGATTGTGGCGATCACCGAACTGGTGTGCGACGTCGATGAATTAGCGAAATACATTGAAAAAGAAACGGGACGCGAAACCCGTGCGACCGTACTTGGCCATATTCAGCGCGGCGGCTCGCCGGTTGCCTATGACCGTATTCTGGCCTCACGCATGGGCGCCTACTCTATTGAGCTGCTACAGCAGGGCTACGGCGGCCGCTGTGTCGGTATCCAGAATGAGAAAATGGTGCACCACGACATCGTTGATGCGATTGAGAACATGAAGCGTCCTTTCAAAGGCGATTGGCTGGATACAGCGAAAAAACTGTTCTAA